The following are encoded in a window of Lynx canadensis isolate LIC74 chromosome B1, mLynCan4.pri.v2, whole genome shotgun sequence genomic DNA:
- the LOC115512924 gene encoding LOW QUALITY PROTEIN: V-type proton ATPase subunit E 1-like (The sequence of the model RefSeq protein was modified relative to this genomic sequence to represent the inferred CDS: inserted 2 bases in 2 codons; deleted 2 bases in 2 codons) codes for MPQQHGNASETHCQPTRPSVCCFGRSWQNGRGLKSVSEWQLWKVTPGNHTLSLLSMTETHASGLNGAIGAVHRPEDGQQQRGTPSGSHGQPVALSDTDVQKQIKHVMAFIEQEADEKAEEIDAKEELNIEKGRLAQTQRLKRMDYYEXEKQIEQQTKIQMSNLMNQARLKVLRVRGDLITDLLNGAKQRLGKVVKDTTRHRVILDGPVLXGLYQLSALRMIVRCRKQDFPPVKAAVQKAIPMYRSAARRDVDVHIDQEAALPEEIAGGVEIYKGDRKIKVSSPLESQLDLIAQQQMMPEVPGALCGANANRKFLGLAFGSGGRDPRLSGKKVFRSVPLTPWQTLWLVLRGAPEPPPSHFCRSTVNLCLPPAASNTVPAIQRLLYKHTNK; via the exons ATGCCACAGCAGCACGGGAATGCCTCAGAAACACATTGCCAACCAACCCGGCCCTCTGTATGCTGCTTTGGACGGAGTTGGCAAAATGGACGTGGGTTGAAATCGGTCTCTGAATGGCAGTTGTGGAAAGTCACTCCTGGCAATCACACCCTATCTCTGCTGAGTATGACCGAGACGCATGCTAGCGGGTTGAATGGAGCAATCGGGGCTGTGCACCGACCAGAGGACGGACAGCAGCAGAGAGGGACCCCATCTGGGAGCCACGGTCAG CCAGTGGCCCTCAGCGATACTGATGTGCAGAAGCAGATTAAGCATGTGATGGCTTTTATTGAACAAGAAGCTGatgagaaagcagaagaaattgATGCAAAGGAAGAGCTCAACATTGAGAAAGGTCGTCTTGCACAAACCCAAAGACTGAAAAGGATGGACTACTATG AAGAAAAGCAGATTGAGCAGCAGACAAAAATTCAGATGTCTAATTTAATGAATCAAGCTAGGCTCAAAGTCCTCAGAGTGAGAGGTGACCTAATTACAGACCTGCTGAATGGAGCAAAACAGAGACTCGGCAAAGTGGTAAAGGATACAACCAGGCACCGGGTGATCCTGGATGGCCCGGTCC CAGGTTTGTACCAATTGTCGGCGCTCCGAATGATCGTTCGCTGCAGGAAACAGGATTTCCCTCCGGTAAAGGCCGCAGTGCAGAAAGCGATTCCTATGTACAGAAGCGCTGCCAGA AGAGATGTTGATGTCCACATTGATCAGGAGGCTGCCCTGCCTGAGGAAATAGCTGGTGGAGTTGAGATCTACAAAGGGGATCGTAAAATAAAAGTTTCCAGTCCCCTAGAAAGCCAGCTGGATCTCATAGCCCAGCAA CAGATGATGCCAGAAGTACCGGGTGCTTTATGTGGTGCAAATGCCAACAGGAAGTTTTTGGGCTTAGCCTTTGGGAGCGGTGGACGTGATCCACGGCTCTCTGGGAAGAAGGTGTTCCGATCTGTGCCACTGACGCCTTGGCAGACTCTCTGGCTCGTTCTCAGAGGTGCTCCTGAGCCACCTCCTTCCCACTTCTGCAGGAGCACCGTGAACTTGTGTCTACCTCCCGCTGCATCTAACACCGTGCCTGCTATACAGAGGCTGCTATATAAACACACGaataaataa